A DNA window from Pseudomonas sp. GD03919 contains the following coding sequences:
- a CDS encoding NACHT domain-containing protein: protein MTGKQSSPKTSKQPRVKKTGGGTAVGGGINFQATVTAIVGVHILRGTSLNWLEGVCSDKPSAVWAESEGPGDDLRIELGSSSRIEVQAKKGLARGPNLWAALHSIAIAIHTGQLSYGVLVVASDSSKTIREDLATDIERLGQGRTDLLTNIGADWAQRLRDAKIPAKTVCRCIRIRVIHALSAEGTSINAAKELLRHVCARDEDVDAAWNCLFRHAVLLIEKRGRWTLQDLIRLLRNSNIAIREGDFPASVFDRYSKWVIDTTGHFFITGIRRKIPLAHLLPMRMEAMEFTPPALENATSALERYHKSTERNLFGEEFASIWTARFKTRVVVVAGPGLGKSTMVKELAHQYAQDGYLVLRVALKPIAAAMMQGAAFSELLLNHALDGSQLSPNQIESMARLDWVILADGLDECGSAHHQVAEQISKFALGHPAARIVVTTRPIGYDTVALSDWNHYRLLPPRTEEGAGNLEKLVCGALIDDPANPSAPDLSQYQLGQIQPANAISISPQLLGMSASLICHRRALPSTRLELYAQLISLFEKLPADSPPEQADFYEIVLNIIGWILIISPLIVFEMLIDRTATTLAPMMDVAPLPLKKEIRLAVAHWERVGLVEKVFHQGTVLLSFIHKTFCEFVASRFLARYPKGLIEDVVDDPDKQEVVKFAVGQGLGDELIALYLNRHATGRSQQLQSALALLGNKEIAVSTRWTEELIRRSFEAVEDGASDKFSIGIAISDLGAKASHLVESLAASKLEAANPAVKLIAWATIIRCNSHYFDAVTLYATLAEMLPQIEPFSLRDVLDKKDRGDRDLLQLIALAALKAQPNESARSFAEQELQDDRLLTISFRFQVNNILKSKGTTELPSMLQEGERVASPVVLTRVGPGLKEASLYALRSITKAFINEDTQISIEPSHYCDLHQLAGLMHAAGYGKMPASDTYSWLQIHDEPAVQSTMKAVAQLLPLDLHRLAGEAKEVIHRLDLNLFDSVFTLLPAVDIDPPAWERAAEVQINREEVMRALLHPSSWINLLATNLWVHLEMSQDELEWLLRSAQGYSLQCVIALIQYHHSEETTKMLLQRLSIDTSGDLSNIFDVLRKLEPHPSTELMSTTLACLHSSDEKTVESATELLSAWVDGGIVIDKESVARAVEHWGGRDSLRRCSLVLTPIGSLIGLLDRINETQR from the coding sequence ATGACAGGCAAGCAGAGCAGCCCCAAGACATCAAAACAACCACGCGTTAAAAAAACAGGGGGCGGCACAGCCGTAGGGGGCGGGATAAATTTTCAGGCCACTGTTACGGCCATTGTCGGGGTACATATTCTTCGCGGCACCTCTCTAAACTGGCTCGAAGGCGTATGTAGCGACAAGCCGTCCGCAGTATGGGCAGAAAGCGAAGGCCCGGGTGATGATCTGCGTATAGAGCTAGGGAGCAGCTCACGAATTGAGGTTCAAGCGAAGAAAGGTCTAGCTCGCGGCCCCAATCTCTGGGCTGCTTTACACTCCATTGCTATTGCAATCCATACAGGTCAGTTGTCATATGGGGTATTGGTAGTTGCCTCAGATTCGAGCAAAACGATCCGCGAGGATCTGGCCACTGACATTGAACGCCTTGGACAAGGCAGAACTGATTTGCTCACCAATATTGGTGCAGACTGGGCTCAGCGACTACGTGATGCCAAAATTCCAGCCAAGACTGTATGTCGTTGTATTCGGATTAGGGTGATCCATGCCCTCAGTGCAGAGGGCACCAGTATCAATGCGGCCAAAGAGTTATTACGCCATGTCTGCGCGCGGGATGAAGATGTTGATGCAGCATGGAATTGCCTTTTCCGACATGCTGTACTTCTAATCGAAAAGCGAGGGCGATGGACATTACAAGACCTAATTCGTCTACTTAGAAACTCAAACATTGCTATACGTGAGGGTGACTTTCCCGCCTCTGTGTTTGATCGCTACTCCAAATGGGTGATCGATACCACGGGGCATTTCTTCATTACTGGCATAAGACGCAAGATCCCGTTAGCCCACTTGCTTCCGATGCGCATGGAGGCAATGGAGTTCACGCCCCCGGCCTTGGAAAACGCCACATCTGCACTTGAGCGCTATCACAAAAGCACAGAACGTAATCTATTTGGCGAGGAATTCGCCTCTATCTGGACGGCGCGGTTCAAAACACGTGTAGTAGTCGTGGCAGGCCCAGGGCTAGGCAAATCCACAATGGTCAAAGAGTTAGCACATCAGTACGCTCAGGATGGCTATTTGGTGCTACGTGTTGCTCTCAAACCTATTGCCGCAGCAATGATGCAAGGCGCAGCATTCTCAGAGCTGCTCCTGAATCATGCGCTTGACGGCTCCCAACTATCACCTAATCAGATCGAAAGCATGGCCCGCTTAGATTGGGTAATACTGGCAGACGGGCTGGACGAGTGTGGTAGTGCGCATCACCAAGTCGCGGAACAGATCAGTAAATTTGCCTTAGGCCATCCTGCTGCACGAATAGTTGTGACCACAAGACCGATAGGCTACGACACGGTAGCGTTGTCTGACTGGAATCATTATCGTCTTTTACCACCCAGGACGGAGGAAGGAGCGGGCAATCTCGAAAAACTGGTATGCGGTGCGCTGATAGATGACCCCGCTAATCCCAGTGCTCCCGATCTATCGCAGTACCAGCTTGGACAGATACAACCTGCTAATGCCATTTCGATCAGCCCACAGCTTCTCGGAATGTCTGCGTCTTTGATCTGTCATCGTCGTGCTCTGCCTAGCACACGTCTGGAGCTATATGCTCAACTCATCAGCTTATTTGAAAAACTCCCAGCGGATAGCCCTCCGGAACAAGCTGATTTTTACGAAATCGTCCTCAACATCATTGGCTGGATCCTGATCATCAGTCCTTTGATAGTGTTCGAGATGTTGATTGATCGTACGGCCACCACATTGGCACCTATGATGGACGTAGCGCCACTGCCTCTGAAAAAGGAGATTCGACTCGCGGTAGCTCACTGGGAGCGCGTAGGTCTGGTAGAAAAGGTGTTCCACCAAGGTACAGTGCTACTGAGCTTTATCCACAAAACTTTCTGCGAGTTTGTCGCTTCGCGTTTTTTGGCGCGCTATCCCAAAGGTCTGATTGAGGATGTGGTCGACGATCCGGACAAGCAAGAAGTTGTAAAATTTGCGGTTGGGCAAGGCCTAGGCGATGAATTAATAGCGTTGTACCTGAACCGACATGCTACGGGACGCTCCCAGCAGTTGCAGTCCGCCCTTGCGTTGCTGGGAAACAAGGAGATTGCTGTCTCTACAAGGTGGACAGAGGAGCTGATAAGACGCTCATTTGAGGCTGTCGAAGACGGGGCGAGCGACAAGTTCAGCATTGGAATTGCCATTTCGGATCTCGGTGCAAAAGCTAGTCACCTTGTTGAATCTTTGGCTGCGTCCAAACTTGAGGCAGCCAATCCAGCAGTCAAACTAATAGCATGGGCTACCATTATCAGATGTAACTCGCACTATTTTGACGCTGTGACCCTATACGCTACTTTGGCAGAAATGCTTCCACAAATAGAACCCTTCTCCCTTCGTGATGTTTTAGATAAGAAAGATCGCGGTGACCGCGACCTGTTGCAGCTTATTGCTCTGGCGGCATTGAAAGCGCAGCCAAATGAGAGCGCCAGATCCTTTGCTGAGCAAGAACTCCAGGACGACAGGCTCCTAACTATATCGTTTAGATTTCAGGTAAATAACATTCTGAAATCCAAAGGAACTACTGAGTTGCCGTCGATGTTGCAAGAGGGGGAGAGGGTCGCATCACCTGTCGTACTTACCCGAGTTGGCCCTGGTCTTAAAGAGGCGAGCCTTTACGCCCTTCGGTCAATCACCAAGGCTTTCATTAACGAGGACACTCAAATAAGTATTGAGCCAAGTCATTATTGTGACTTACATCAGCTTGCAGGACTGATGCATGCGGCCGGATATGGCAAGATGCCTGCGAGCGACACCTATTCTTGGTTGCAGATTCACGATGAGCCTGCCGTGCAATCGACAATGAAAGCCGTTGCGCAGCTTCTCCCGCTTGACCTACACCGGCTAGCAGGAGAAGCCAAAGAAGTGATACATCGACTCGATTTGAATCTATTCGATTCAGTATTCACTCTTCTGCCTGCGGTAGATATAGATCCACCTGCTTGGGAGAGAGCTGCAGAAGTGCAGATCAACCGTGAAGAGGTGATGCGCGCACTCCTTCACCCATCTAGTTGGATTAATCTGCTCGCTACAAATTTATGGGTTCACCTTGAGATGTCACAAGATGAGCTTGAGTGGCTGTTACGCTCCGCGCAGGGCTATTCGTTGCAGTGCGTCATCGCGTTGATTCAGTATCACCATTCTGAAGAAACGACCAAAATGCTGTTACAGCGCCTGAGCATTGATACTTCAGGCGATTTGAGCAACATTTTTGATGTACTTCGCAAGCTTGAACCCCACCCCTCCACTGAGCTCATGAGCACTACTCTGGCATGCCTGCATTCCAGCGATGAAAAAACAGTCGAGTCAGCCACGGAACTTCTAAGCGCCTGGGTCGATGGAGGCATAGTAATAGACAAAGAGTCCGTCGCAAGAGCAGTAGAACATTGGGGAGGACGTGACAGCCTGAGGCGCTGTAGCCTAGTACTTACACCTATTGGCTCTCTAATTGGGCTGCTCGATAGAATCAACGAGACTCAGCGATAG
- a CDS encoding ATP-binding protein: MAKQGSVGPSRSGDQFHYQWAARQCLGLLTGENGLVAVAIEGASLDEGDASTSVGDEVIDVGLYYGSEDVTAAKSIRYVQLKHSSRRSHEPWTASGLKGTIEGFAGRFKELEASLGLDVLAKKVRFIFLTNRPIDGTVLEALADIAAGSTAPRHREIDELLKRYAASAGSNAKSFFAAFSVEAGEPDLWEQRNLLSQDLSAYLSEPDTEAALQLKELVTRRATDEGVKDRSVRLYDVLRAMRVTEIDLLPAPSLISEPKQVLPRAQQADILATLLTAQCPVVIHADGGVGKSTLSAHLSRSMPAGSVAVLYDCFGNGTYRQALNYRHRYRDALVQIASELAGQQLCLPLIPSSGTDPKQFMRAFVSRLKQAIDLLRARTPQASLCIIVDAADNAYMAAQEIGERAFVHDLINTDMPDGVRLAFTCRSHRQSHLGAPLDAIVIKLESFSKAETATHLRLSYPEATDAEAAEFAFLSSDNPRVQALAMEGTPLIDDMIRALGPTPTTVQRAIGGLLTKSIDRLKAEWGPTEANQIDLICKGLAVLRPLVPISILAQIAGVSESAVRTFATEFGRPLFVKDSGLHFTDEPAETWFNETFKPDAVSLDAFLSKLKPLAATSSYVAAALPQLLLSAGRMDELIALALSNESLPEFNPLERRDVELQRLMFALRACLQQGRYVAAAKLALKVGGEVAGEARQNTLIQSNADIASVLLAPDRIEEMVSRRTFGGGFLGSHHAYEAVLLAGYDYLIPEARSRLRMAWESLIAWSKLPSKRRKEDEIDDADIAELAIGVLRLRGPAKAAQFLKAWNPKSTVLRTTKRVAARLADVGDFKGIDELAEHAEGDVWMMLGLATEAARVAHLLPAEPLRHLMGILVDPKVKLPEEHLSWRSGSNVLDGVRSAITLALRCLPRDDATWAETLRRYLPEDPPRQFHDFDDERANFIRAYALEAALRGKRIELIDLAPKDVRTEFETKSSPIRGEQASQLQHVTGGVLAWFILAAEIACGRQPPDLDHEVELALGQTKSASSRDYQRNFNLEKAAAIEWVQILRDAGSIKPAQIDALLKWVDNNDRIYSSTLTRMCHIAARTAGMGDLSLRLSSKAFDQITASRSDAETQVDDLQELARAIFCVSKSEAAAYFDKAIDIASKIGEEHLSRWTTFLELADAAHRSGEARSRTAYRLARIAELSYEHMARDKYMDWDRLVEGLVGLCPSSSLAILSRWRDREFGFAGELFPVAIYSLIDQGLLPKKAAVTLSGTGRGWRRVSDIKAAIEAESDNNRKRSILLIAYRFLRIQHHETPPWRKLKVLADSLAMSLPDLERLLQASVTKGAGESVTAARAPRLVPRKEVLEPDWDAIFNGVDLCDAAAVLAARQSLKKVDGRSYVREFYEQGCRRAKLSEIDGYLRAIQLDDEFSVFSFMDVIRHLSEPSKRLLSVRSELRKAALLLAASEPNRVGRRGWGYEGPFDGLYAEGIVVEKDVASARIKGYLSQLDTLGANDLFHLVEPLARHLTSDEADEVLNFGFDLLEEILESEDGDGPWSDSLAPSPSCEEALAGYLWAGLARPSTAERWEHAHCVRNCLELDWQSLLSALATRASGTDPQQFVDRGLVFYEWHARQWLCIALARGAMDVPRAVAPFLAFLESSAREQHVIIRHFASDALRRLNEVHTLPANLLAIAKSANRAALPTEVYGRGEYKIVDDEASDDEAMDDERYFFGLDIGPYWFAPLGRVFGLNQQSIEQRARTILRGRMSLGLHRHVDDQRYNRGFFRGRETTHSHGRMPEVEDCLVYQSYHSMMFVAGQLLETKPVRRRADEEEDPFDDWLRGQLLTRGDDRWLADRRDPEILKVACGFHADSDTHSTRIRTVIPR; the protein is encoded by the coding sequence ATGGCGAAGCAAGGTTCTGTAGGTCCTTCCAGAAGCGGCGATCAGTTCCACTATCAATGGGCTGCCCGGCAGTGCCTCGGGCTGCTTACCGGAGAAAATGGCCTGGTGGCGGTGGCGATCGAAGGAGCGTCGCTCGACGAGGGAGACGCATCCACGAGCGTCGGCGACGAGGTCATTGACGTCGGCCTGTACTACGGGAGCGAGGACGTCACAGCGGCAAAGTCCATCCGCTATGTGCAGCTCAAACACTCATCCAGGCGCTCGCACGAACCCTGGACGGCAAGCGGCCTCAAGGGAACCATCGAGGGCTTCGCAGGGCGTTTCAAGGAGTTGGAGGCGTCGCTTGGCCTGGACGTCCTGGCGAAGAAGGTTCGGTTCATTTTTCTGACGAACAGGCCCATCGATGGAACTGTTCTTGAAGCGTTGGCCGATATCGCTGCGGGGTCGACAGCGCCGCGGCACCGTGAAATAGACGAGTTGCTGAAACGGTACGCGGCGTCAGCTGGCAGCAACGCAAAGAGCTTCTTCGCCGCCTTCTCGGTTGAAGCTGGTGAGCCGGATCTATGGGAACAGCGCAACCTCCTAAGTCAGGACCTGAGCGCATACCTGTCCGAACCGGACACCGAGGCTGCGCTCCAACTGAAGGAACTGGTCACCCGCCGGGCAACCGATGAGGGAGTGAAGGACCGCTCCGTCCGGCTCTACGACGTACTCCGCGCAATGCGGGTGACCGAAATCGATCTCCTGCCGGCGCCCTCGTTGATCTCGGAACCGAAGCAAGTGCTTCCACGAGCACAGCAGGCAGACATCCTGGCGACGCTGCTCACCGCACAATGTCCTGTTGTCATCCACGCAGACGGTGGCGTGGGCAAGTCGACTCTTTCTGCTCACCTGTCTCGTTCGATGCCTGCTGGGTCGGTGGCGGTGCTGTACGACTGCTTCGGTAACGGGACCTATCGCCAAGCGTTGAATTATCGCCATCGATACCGCGATGCCCTCGTCCAAATCGCGAGCGAGCTCGCAGGACAGCAGCTCTGCCTGCCCTTGATTCCGTCCAGCGGCACGGACCCCAAGCAGTTCATGCGGGCCTTCGTATCTCGGCTCAAGCAAGCCATTGATCTCCTTAGAGCCCGCACGCCTCAGGCGAGCCTTTGCATCATTGTCGACGCGGCCGACAACGCATACATGGCTGCACAAGAGATTGGTGAGCGTGCCTTTGTCCATGACTTGATCAACACGGACATGCCCGACGGGGTGCGGTTGGCATTCACATGCCGATCACACCGGCAGAGCCACCTGGGAGCTCCGCTCGATGCCATCGTGATTAAGCTAGAGTCGTTCTCCAAGGCTGAGACTGCCACACACCTACGGCTGAGCTATCCAGAGGCGACGGACGCGGAGGCTGCGGAATTCGCCTTTCTCAGCAGCGATAACCCCCGCGTTCAGGCACTGGCGATGGAGGGCACTCCGCTCATTGATGACATGATCAGGGCCCTGGGGCCAACACCGACGACGGTGCAACGCGCGATTGGAGGCCTGCTGACGAAATCCATCGACAGGCTGAAAGCCGAGTGGGGCCCGACAGAAGCGAATCAGATAGACCTCATCTGCAAGGGCCTCGCGGTGCTCCGGCCCCTGGTGCCTATTTCCATCTTGGCCCAGATCGCCGGCGTTTCCGAGAGCGCCGTCCGTACGTTTGCCACAGAGTTCGGGAGGCCGCTCTTCGTCAAAGACTCAGGTCTGCACTTTACGGACGAACCCGCAGAGACTTGGTTCAACGAAACATTTAAGCCCGATGCGGTCTCACTCGATGCGTTTCTTTCAAAGCTGAAGCCGCTCGCGGCGACCAGCTCTTATGTGGCTGCGGCGCTGCCGCAGTTGCTGCTGTCGGCAGGCCGAATGGACGAGTTGATAGCGCTGGCGCTCTCGAATGAGAGCTTGCCCGAGTTCAACCCTCTTGAGCGAAGAGACGTCGAGCTGCAGCGATTGATGTTCGCGCTTAGAGCATGCTTGCAGCAGGGGAGGTATGTTGCTGCCGCCAAGCTCGCGCTGAAGGTTGGCGGTGAGGTGGCTGGCGAGGCACGCCAGAACACGCTTATCCAGAGTAACGCTGACATTGCCAGCGTTCTGCTTGCGCCAGATCGCATCGAAGAAATGGTTTCCAGGCGCACGTTCGGCGGCGGATTCCTTGGTTCGCATCACGCTTACGAGGCAGTGTTGCTTGCCGGATACGATTATCTCATCCCTGAGGCCAGAAGCAGGTTGCGCATGGCCTGGGAGTCGTTGATCGCTTGGAGCAAGCTGCCATCCAAGCGCCGCAAGGAGGACGAGATTGACGACGCCGATATCGCCGAGCTTGCTATCGGAGTCCTGAGATTGCGAGGCCCTGCTAAGGCCGCACAATTCCTGAAAGCATGGAATCCCAAATCCACCGTACTGAGAACCACGAAGCGCGTGGCCGCCCGACTTGCGGACGTTGGCGACTTCAAGGGAATCGATGAACTCGCAGAGCACGCCGAAGGGGATGTCTGGATGATGCTGGGCCTGGCAACCGAAGCGGCCCGGGTCGCACATCTGTTGCCGGCTGAGCCGCTGCGCCATCTGATGGGCATCTTGGTCGACCCTAAGGTCAAGTTACCCGAGGAACATCTCTCATGGAGGTCTGGGAGTAACGTACTGGATGGAGTCCGGTCTGCAATTACGCTGGCCCTCAGATGCCTCCCGCGCGACGATGCGACTTGGGCGGAGACGTTGCGCCGGTATTTGCCAGAAGATCCACCTCGCCAGTTCCATGACTTCGATGACGAGCGAGCGAACTTCATTCGGGCCTACGCTTTGGAAGCCGCTCTGCGCGGAAAACGAATTGAGTTGATTGATCTGGCGCCAAAGGATGTTCGCACGGAGTTTGAGACGAAAAGCTCCCCCATTAGGGGCGAACAAGCTTCCCAGTTGCAGCACGTAACAGGGGGTGTCCTCGCCTGGTTCATCTTGGCCGCTGAGATCGCCTGTGGCCGCCAGCCTCCCGACCTTGATCACGAAGTCGAGCTTGCGCTGGGACAGACGAAATCTGCGTCGTCACGTGACTATCAGCGGAACTTCAATTTGGAGAAGGCGGCTGCAATCGAATGGGTACAGATCCTTCGCGATGCGGGCTCCATTAAGCCTGCTCAGATCGACGCGCTGCTGAAGTGGGTCGACAATAACGACCGCATCTACTCGAGCACTCTCACGAGGATGTGCCACATCGCCGCGCGAACAGCAGGGATGGGCGACCTCTCACTGCGACTCAGCTCTAAGGCGTTCGATCAGATCACCGCGTCGCGCAGCGATGCGGAGACACAGGTTGACGATCTTCAGGAGCTAGCGCGCGCCATCTTTTGCGTGAGCAAGTCGGAAGCGGCTGCCTATTTCGACAAGGCAATCGACATCGCCAGCAAGATCGGAGAGGAACACCTCTCTCGATGGACAACGTTCCTGGAGCTGGCGGACGCCGCACATCGCTCGGGCGAGGCAAGATCTCGGACCGCCTATCGACTGGCAAGGATTGCCGAGCTCAGCTACGAGCACATGGCCCGGGACAAGTACATGGACTGGGATCGGCTGGTCGAGGGCTTGGTCGGCCTTTGTCCTTCATCCAGCCTCGCAATTCTGAGCCGCTGGCGGGATCGAGAGTTCGGCTTTGCTGGCGAGCTATTTCCCGTCGCAATCTACAGCCTGATCGACCAAGGACTCCTTCCAAAAAAGGCCGCGGTGACCCTGAGTGGCACCGGGAGGGGATGGAGGCGCGTCAGCGACATCAAAGCGGCCATTGAGGCGGAATCCGACAACAATCGGAAAAGATCAATCCTGCTGATCGCCTACCGATTCCTCCGTATCCAGCACCACGAAACGCCCCCCTGGCGCAAACTCAAGGTTCTAGCCGACTCCTTGGCGATGTCGCTTCCAGATTTGGAGAGACTGCTTCAGGCATCTGTGACCAAAGGAGCCGGTGAGTCGGTAACTGCAGCTCGCGCGCCCCGGTTGGTGCCTCGCAAAGAGGTGCTGGAGCCCGACTGGGATGCCATCTTCAACGGCGTCGATCTCTGCGACGCAGCTGCGGTTCTCGCGGCACGGCAATCGCTCAAGAAGGTTGACGGTCGTTCGTACGTTCGCGAGTTCTATGAGCAAGGCTGTCGGCGCGCGAAACTGTCGGAGATCGACGGATACCTCCGTGCGATCCAGTTGGACGACGAATTCAGTGTGTTCAGCTTCATGGACGTCATCAGGCACCTCTCCGAGCCGAGCAAGAGGCTCCTGTCCGTCCGCAGCGAACTCAGAAAGGCGGCCCTTTTGCTGGCTGCAAGTGAACCCAATCGCGTGGGGCGCCGCGGCTGGGGCTATGAGGGCCCATTTGATGGTCTCTATGCAGAGGGCATCGTCGTGGAGAAGGACGTCGCTTCAGCTCGGATCAAGGGGTACCTGTCGCAGCTCGACACACTTGGAGCGAACGACTTGTTCCATCTGGTGGAGCCGCTCGCGCGGCACTTGACCAGCGACGAGGCCGATGAGGTGTTGAACTTCGGCTTTGACCTGCTCGAAGAGATTCTCGAAAGCGAAGACGGTGATGGCCCTTGGAGCGACTCGCTCGCACCGTCACCCTCTTGCGAGGAAGCCTTGGCTGGCTACTTATGGGCGGGTCTGGCGCGCCCGTCCACTGCGGAACGCTGGGAGCACGCCCACTGCGTCCGCAACTGTCTTGAGCTCGACTGGCAATCCTTGTTGTCCGCGCTGGCCACTCGCGCATCGGGAACTGACCCGCAGCAATTTGTCGACCGCGGCCTGGTCTTTTATGAGTGGCATGCCCGCCAATGGCTCTGTATTGCCTTGGCACGGGGCGCCATGGACGTACCTCGTGCCGTTGCTCCTTTTCTCGCGTTTCTTGAGTCTTCCGCAAGGGAGCAGCATGTCATCATCCGGCACTTCGCCTCGGATGCATTGAGGCGCCTGAATGAAGTCCATACGCTGCCTGCGAATTTGCTCGCCATCGCGAAAAGCGCAAACCGCGCTGCGCTGCCCACGGAGGTCTACGGCCGTGGAGAGTACAAGATCGTTGATGACGAGGCCTCGGACGACGAAGCTATGGACGACGAGAGGTACTTTTTCGGCTTAGACATCGGCCCCTATTGGTTCGCACCGTTGGGCCGCGTCTTCGGTTTGAATCAGCAGTCGATCGAACAACGGGCACGAACAATCTTGCGTGGCCGCATGTCGCTAGGGCTTCATCGTCACGTCGATGATCAGCGCTACAATCGCGGGTTTTTCCGAGGGCGAGAGACAACCCACTCACACGGCAGGATGCCGGAAGTGGAAGACTGCCTCGTCTACCAGTCCTATCACTCCATGATGTTCGTCGCTGGCCAGCTCTTGGAGACCAAGCCGGTACGCCGTCGCGCTGATGAGGAAGAGGATCCGTTCGACGATTGGTTGAGAGGACAGTTGCTCACTCGCGGTGATGACCGGTGGCTTGCGGATCGACGCGATCCCGAGATCCTGAAGGTTGCCTGCGGATTCCACGCTGACTCGGACACCCATTCCACGCGCATCCGGACAGTGATTCCACGCTGA
- the istA gene encoding IS21-like element ISPpu7 family transposase: MRKIREVLRLKFDCGLSVRKIARSLGIGHSSAGDYLCRFAASGLTWPCSLSDAELEQQLFPPAPAVASEKRPLPDWAWVHAELRRPGVTLALLWQEYRLSQPQGFQYSWFCEHYRAWQGKLDVVMRQEHRVGEKLFVDYAGQTVPVIDRHSGEIRQAQVFVAVLGASSYTFAEATWSQQLPDWLGSHARCFAFLGGVPEIVVPDNLRSAVSKSHRYEPDINPSYRDLAEHYGVAVVPARARKPRDKAKAEVGVQVVERWILAALRNRQFFSLDELNTAIAGLLERLNRRPFRRLPGSRHSAFEALDRPALRPLPEQPYVYAEWKKARVHIDYHVEVDGHYYSVPYQLVKKQLEVRLTARTVECFHANQRVASHLRSMHKGRHSTQAEHMPKSHREHAEWTPQRLIRWAEQTGPNTAGVIRHILERRIHPQQGYRACLGILRLGKTHGEARLELACRRAISLGTCSYKSLESILRQGLENLPLAQTNLPLLPDDHANLRGSAYYH, from the coding sequence ATGCGTAAAATCCGAGAGGTGTTACGCCTCAAGTTCGACTGCGGCCTGTCCGTGCGCAAGATCGCCCGCAGCCTGGGCATTGGCCACAGCAGTGCCGGTGATTACCTCTGCCGTTTTGCCGCCAGCGGCCTCACCTGGCCCTGTTCGTTGTCCGATGCCGAGTTGGAGCAGCAACTGTTCCCGCCGGCCCCGGCGGTTGCCAGTGAGAAGCGGCCTTTACCCGATTGGGCATGGGTGCATGCCGAACTGCGCCGCCCCGGGGTGACCCTGGCGCTGCTCTGGCAGGAGTACCGCCTGAGCCAGCCTCAGGGCTTTCAGTACAGCTGGTTCTGTGAGCACTACCGAGCCTGGCAGGGCAAGTTGGACGTGGTGATGCGTCAGGAGCACCGCGTCGGCGAGAAGCTGTTCGTCGACTATGCCGGCCAGACGGTGCCGGTTATCGATCGCCACAGCGGCGAGATCCGCCAGGCGCAGGTGTTCGTCGCGGTGCTTGGCGCGTCCAGCTACACCTTCGCTGAAGCCACCTGGTCGCAGCAGCTGCCGGACTGGCTGGGCTCGCATGCCCGCTGCTTCGCCTTCCTCGGCGGCGTGCCGGAGATCGTGGTGCCGGACAATCTGCGAAGTGCCGTGAGTAAGAGCCATCGCTACGAGCCGGACATCAACCCCAGCTACCGCGATCTGGCCGAGCACTATGGCGTGGCGGTGGTGCCGGCGCGGGCACGCAAACCGCGCGACAAGGCCAAGGCCGAAGTCGGCGTGCAGGTGGTCGAGCGTTGGATCCTCGCCGCCCTGAGGAATCGGCAGTTCTTCTCCCTGGATGAACTCAACACGGCCATCGCCGGGCTGCTGGAGCGGCTCAATCGCCGCCCGTTTCGCAGGCTACCGGGCTCCCGGCACTCGGCCTTCGAGGCTCTGGATCGTCCGGCGCTGCGCCCATTACCGGAGCAACCCTACGTCTATGCCGAGTGGAAGAAGGCGCGGGTGCACATCGACTACCACGTCGAGGTCGATGGGCATTACTACTCGGTGCCGTATCAACTGGTGAAGAAGCAGCTGGAGGTGCGCCTGACGGCGCGCACCGTCGAGTGTTTCCACGCCAACCAGCGGGTGGCCAGCCACCTGCGCTCAATGCACAAGGGCAGGCACAGCACGCAGGCCGAGCACATGCCCAAAAGCCATCGCGAGCATGCCGAGTGGACGCCACAGCGGCTGATCCGCTGGGCCGAGCAGACCGGGCCGAACACCGCCGGCGTGATCCGGCACATCCTCGAACGGCGCATCCATCCGCAGCAGGGCTACCGGGCCTGCCTGGGCATCCTGCGCCTGGGTAAAACCCACGGTGAGGCGCGTCTGGAGTTGGCCTGCCGTCGCGCCATCAGCCTCGGCACGTGCAGCTACAAGAGCCTCGAATCGATCCTACGCCAGGGGCTGGAAAACCTGCCGCTAGCTCAAACCAACCTGCCGCTACTGCCGGACGACCACGCCAACCTGCGCGGATCCGCCTACTACCACTGA